In Candidatus Eisenbacteria bacterium, one genomic interval encodes:
- a CDS encoding UDP-2,3-diacylglucosamine diphosphatase, translating into MPQPGCAYFIADAHLGQGSADSNRARERDLLAFFDRVASERAALYVNGDLFDFWFEYGHAIPKRFVRVLQALGELRRRAVPVTYVGGNHDFWIGNYLERELDVTFADEALTLELQGRRIFLAHGDGLGPGDHGYKLLKRLLRNRLARGLFRWIHPDVGIPLATTISHTSRHHAPRAAQTEAALVERLARPWFGQGYDAVVMGHFHVPLHHRGADGEFLILGDWLERRSYARLEEGKFSLLEFKGSGA; encoded by the coding sequence ATGCCCCAACCAGGGTGCGCCTATTTCATCGCCGATGCTCATCTCGGCCAAGGGTCCGCAGACTCTAACCGAGCGCGAGAGCGCGACCTGCTGGCATTTTTCGACCGGGTGGCGTCGGAGCGGGCGGCCCTCTACGTGAACGGCGACCTGTTCGACTTCTGGTTCGAGTACGGCCACGCCATCCCGAAGCGCTTCGTGCGGGTGCTCCAGGCGTTGGGGGAGCTGCGGCGCCGGGCGGTCCCTGTTACGTATGTCGGCGGAAATCACGACTTCTGGATCGGGAACTACCTGGAGCGCGAGCTTGACGTCACGTTCGCCGACGAAGCGCTGACGCTGGAGCTCCAGGGACGCAGGATCTTCCTCGCCCACGGGGACGGCCTGGGTCCGGGCGACCACGGCTACAAGCTCTTGAAGCGCTTGCTTCGAAACCGGCTCGCCCGCGGCCTCTTCCGCTGGATCCACCCGGACGTGGGAATCCCTCTCGCCACCACCATATCGCACACGAGCCGCCACCACGCGCCCCGCGCCGCACAGACCGAGGCAGCGCTCGTGGAGCGGCTGGCGCGGCCCTGGTTCGGCCAGGGGTACGACGCGGTCGTCATGGGGCACTTTCACGTGCCGCTGCACCATCGGGGAGCCGACGGCGAATTTCTGATCCTGGGCGACTGGCTGGAGCGGAGGAGCTACGCCCGGCTCGAGGAGGGGAAGTTCTCTCTCTTAGAGTTCAAAGGGAGCGGCGCCTAG
- a CDS encoding Do family serine endopeptidase — translation MESKETIRAAKVLLLAGSLLIVGIVVGFILSGQLNLSPQSNAKENGTQAVTALESPFTQIADRTLPGVVSIESKRRVDAGTGQGNQFEGPYGDFFRRLFPETPQGPRGQQQAPQQMKIPSSGSGFIIDKEGHILTNNHVVRDASDIMVTLSDHRKFKAKVVGADPSTDVAIIKIDGAGALPSVPLGDSDEIRIGDWAIAIGNALGELDGTLTVGVISAKGRSNLSIVGGSPAYQYFIQTDASINFGNSGGPLLNIRGEAIGINTAINPSGEGIGFAIPINLAKNISQQLIASGKVTRGYLGIMPQELTPELAETWGIKDSKGILVGSVSNDTPASQAGFKVKDVITAFDGKRVDDVQRFRFLVADTPVKKRVKVDILRAGQPRELYVTLAERPGDDVLRKQEVTPATWLGMAVEPVDGDFAKENNLREKEGVVVVEVAPGSGADDAGLQRGDVIKEVNDKAVKDVFEYNDALEQARTKNAKKPVVLLIKRGDSTQFIAVQPEE, via the coding sequence ATGGAATCAAAGGAAACAATACGTGCGGCCAAGGTTCTGCTTCTGGCCGGGAGCCTCTTGATCGTCGGTATCGTCGTCGGATTCATCCTGTCCGGCCAGCTGAACCTCTCGCCCCAGTCGAACGCGAAGGAGAACGGCACGCAGGCCGTCACCGCGCTCGAAAGCCCGTTCACCCAGATCGCGGACCGGACGCTTCCTGGCGTCGTGAGCATCGAGAGCAAACGGAGGGTCGACGCGGGAACCGGCCAGGGAAATCAGTTCGAGGGGCCGTACGGCGACTTCTTCCGCCGCCTCTTCCCGGAGACCCCTCAAGGTCCGCGGGGACAGCAGCAGGCGCCGCAGCAGATGAAGATCCCCAGCAGCGGCTCGGGCTTCATCATCGATAAGGAAGGGCACATCCTCACGAACAACCATGTCGTGCGCGACGCGTCCGATATCATGGTCACGTTGAGCGACCATCGCAAATTCAAGGCGAAGGTCGTCGGCGCCGATCCGAGCACCGACGTCGCGATCATCAAGATCGACGGCGCCGGCGCCCTGCCCTCGGTCCCGCTGGGCGACTCCGATGAGATCCGGATCGGCGACTGGGCGATCGCGATCGGGAACGCGCTGGGCGAGCTGGACGGCACCCTCACGGTGGGCGTGATCAGCGCGAAGGGCCGCAGCAATCTCTCCATCGTGGGCGGATCGCCCGCGTATCAGTACTTCATCCAGACCGACGCATCGATCAACTTCGGAAACAGCGGTGGTCCGCTCCTCAACATCCGGGGCGAGGCGATCGGGATCAACACCGCCATCAACCCGTCGGGTGAGGGGATCGGGTTCGCCATTCCGATCAACCTGGCGAAGAACATCTCGCAGCAGCTCATCGCGAGCGGCAAGGTCACCCGCGGCTACCTCGGCATCATGCCGCAGGAGCTGACGCCCGAGCTCGCGGAGACGTGGGGAATCAAGGACTCGAAGGGCATTCTCGTCGGCAGCGTCTCGAACGACACGCCGGCCTCGCAGGCGGGCTTCAAGGTGAAGGACGTCATCACCGCCTTCGACGGCAAGCGCGTGGACGACGTGCAGCGCTTCCGCTTCCTCGTCGCGGACACGCCCGTGAAGAAGAGAGTGAAAGTCGACATCCTCCGCGCCGGCCAGCCGCGCGAGCTCTACGTCACGCTCGCCGAGCGGCCCGGCGATGACGTGCTGCGGAAGCAGGAAGTGACGCCTGCGACCTGGCTCGGGATGGCCGTCGAGCCCGTGGACGGCGACTTCGCCAAGGAGAACAACCTCCGTGAGAAGGAGGGTGTCGTCGTGGTCGAGGTGGCGCCCGGGAGCGGGGCCGACGACGCCGGGCTCCAGCGCGGCGACGTGATCAAGGAAGTGAACGACAAGGCCGTCAAGGACGTGTTCGAATACAATGACGCGCTCGAGCAGGCCCGGACCAAGAACGCGAAGAAGCCGGTCGTCCTGCTGATCAAGCGGGGCGACAGCACCCAGTTCATCGCGGTTCAGCCTGAGGAATGA
- a CDS encoding UPF0164 family protein, with translation MSGPKERFMRRCRREPAVALTLLILALPGTALAAPGETGFAFLKLGVGARAMGLGSAYVALADDPTAIYWNPAGLAAISGTQVTAMHNEWIQDFRQEFVAVGGHLGPGALGVGMSGFYSSEFERRDDTGVLTGHYGFNDIAVTGAYGARVYEGLDAGVAVRYIREMIDQWDATAVTGDVGARYRLGETGVSFGAAVQNLGSDAKFISVTFPIPLTWRAGAAVSRQLPSLQGRGTLTTEIRKARDDKTHVHAGAEYSYRDRLALRVGGKFGYDDESVSFGLGLVKDWIHFDYALVPLSSDLGTTHFFSLTGVF, from the coding sequence ATGAGCGGCCCCAAGGAGAGATTCATGCGCCGATGCCGTCGTGAGCCCGCGGTCGCCCTAACCCTCCTCATCCTTGCCCTGCCGGGAACGGCGCTCGCGGCGCCGGGAGAGACCGGATTTGCGTTCCTAAAGCTCGGGGTGGGAGCCCGCGCCATGGGGCTCGGGAGCGCCTACGTCGCCCTCGCAGACGATCCGACCGCGATCTATTGGAATCCGGCCGGCCTCGCCGCGATCTCGGGAACCCAGGTTACGGCGATGCACAACGAGTGGATCCAGGACTTCCGCCAGGAATTCGTGGCGGTGGGGGGGCACTTAGGTCCGGGGGCACTGGGGGTGGGAATGTCCGGCTTCTACTCGAGCGAGTTCGAGAGGCGCGACGACACGGGGGTCCTGACGGGGCACTACGGATTCAACGACATCGCGGTCACCGGCGCCTACGGCGCCCGCGTCTACGAGGGCCTCGATGCCGGCGTGGCGGTCCGCTATATCCGCGAGATGATCGACCAGTGGGACGCCACCGCGGTCACCGGCGACGTCGGAGCGAGGTATCGGCTGGGCGAGACGGGCGTCTCCTTCGGCGCGGCGGTACAAAATCTTGGGAGCGACGCGAAATTCATCTCGGTGACGTTCCCGATCCCGCTCACGTGGCGGGCCGGCGCGGCGGTGAGCCGACAGCTTCCCAGCCTCCAGGGGCGCGGCACCCTGACCACGGAGATCCGGAAGGCCAGGGACGACAAGACCCACGTTCACGCCGGGGCGGAGTACTCGTACCGCGATCGCTTGGCCCTTCGCGTCGGGGGGAAGTTCGGCTACGACGACGAGAGCGTGAGCTTCGGGCTCGGCCTCGTGAAGGATTGGATCCACTTCGACTACGCGCTCGTGCCGCTCTCTTCCGACCTCGGCACGACGCACTTCTTCTCCCTCACGGGCGTCTTTTAG